Proteins from a genomic interval of Quercus lobata isolate SW786 chromosome 11, ValleyOak3.0 Primary Assembly, whole genome shotgun sequence:
- the LOC115967699 gene encoding cytochrome P450 87A3-like, which produces MWIIGLCIVAVLVVYLTYWLNKWSNPKCNGVLPPGSMGLPLIGETLQLIVPSDSLDLHAFIKKRAQRYGPIFRSSLVGRPIVLSTDLEFNHYIVKQEGRLVEMWYLDTFAKFIGMEGENKISAVGNVHKYIRSITLNHLGADAVKEKLLPQMEEVVNKTLQTWSSQPSVEMRDAASEMLLDFSARIFFSYDAEKLLQLKLSEKFANTLGCLMSFPLNIPGTTYHKCLKSQKEAMSMLRKIVKEKITSPEKRSENLLDQAIDDMEKEKFLSEDFIVQLLFAILFASFETSVSVLLALKFLAEYPAALQELTDEHEAILKNRENPNSILTWDEYKSMTFTFQVINEVLRMGNVSPGLLRKALKDIEFKGYTIPAGWAIMLVNSALQVDPNTFKDPLAFNPWRWKDLDPLVVSKNFMPFGGGIRLCAGAEYIKSFMATFLHVLVTKYR; this is translated from the exons ATGTGGATAATTGGATTATGTATTGTAGCAGTACTGGTCGTATATTTGACTTACTGGCTAAACAAATGGAGCAATCCAAAGTGCAATGGAGTCCTCCCTCCTGGTTCCATGGGTCTACCTCTTATTGGAGAAACCCTTCAGTTGATTGTTCCAAGTGACTCTCTAGACCTTCATGCATTTATCAAAAAGAGAGCTCAAAG ATATGGACCAATATTTCGATCTAGTTTGGTTGGTCGGCCTATAGTACTATCAACAGATCTTGAATTCAACCATTACATTGTTAAACAAGAAGGAAGGTTAGTAGAAATGTGGTACTTGGATACATTTGCCAAGTTTATAGGGATGGAAGGCGAAAATAAGATAAGTGCAGTTGGTAATGTCCACAAGTACATAAGAAGCATCACATTGAATCACCTTGGTGCTGACGCCGTTAAGGAAAAGTTGCTTCCTCAAATGGAAGAAGTTGTTAACAAAACCCTACAAACATGGTCAAGTCAACCTTCAGTTGAAATGAGAGATGCTGCTTCTGAA ATGCTTCTTGACTTCAGTGCGAGGATATTCTTTAGTTATGATGCAGAAAAACTATTACAGTTAAAACTGAGTGAAAAGTTCGCTAATACCTTAGGATGTCTCATGTCATTTCCCTTGAATATCCCTGGTACAACATACCATAAATGTTTAAAG TCACAAAAAGAAGCAATGAGCATGTTGAGGAAAATAGTAAAAGAGAAGATCACTTCACCTGAAAAAAGATCTGAAAATTTGCTTGATCAAGCTATAGATGACATGGAAAAGGAGAAGTTCTTGTCAGAAGACTTTATCGTCCAACTGCTTTTTGCGATCTTATTTGCTAGCTTTGAGACTTCAGTATCAGTATTATTAGCGTTGAAGTTTCTTGCAGAGTATCCTGCAGCTTTACAAGAGTTGACG GATGAGCATGAGGCAATTCTTAAGAATAGAGAGAATCCAAATTCCATACTCACATGGGATGAATATAAGTCGATGACTTTTACATTTCAA GTAATCAATGAAGTTCTAAGGATGGGAAATGTTTCTCCTGGGTTATTACGAAAAGCATTGAAGGATATTGAATTTAAGG GATATACAATTCCAGCTGGTTGGGCCATTATGCTGGTAAATTCTGCTCTTCAGGTAGACCCAAACACATTCAAGGATCCACTTGCCTTCAATCCATGGCGTTGGAAG GATCTAGACCCATTGGTTGTATCTAAGAATTTCATGCCTTTTGGAGGAGGAATTAGACTATGTGCAGGGGCGGAGTATATTAAATCATTCATGGCTACATTCCTCCATGTTTTGGTCACCAAATATAGGTAA
- the LOC115967162 gene encoding uncharacterized protein LOC115967162 — protein sequence MNVIAWNCRGALKPEFQNHVRELVQNHNPAMLIVMETRVGEDRAKAITDKLPFDEAIHTETIGHTGKLWLLWNTDRVVISPLTTIEQEIHVTVKVRPSGTQCFLSAVYASPRFNERCILWNNLVNVASLHSSPWIIAGDFNEVLADNDKFGGRTINANRSLLFKDCLDSCNMVDLGFLGPRFTWSNRRRIRGLIQERLDRFFVNPGWCTLYPNARVSHLTRGCLGRTNCLEKAVEKFAKDATDWNRIHFGNIFAKKRHVMARLDGAQKALAERPSNFLVELEKDLQRELNEVLNQE from the exons ATGAATGTCATTGCTTGGAACTGTAGGGGTGCTCTGAAGCCCGAATTTCAGAATCATGTGAGGGAGTTGGTTCAAAATCATAATCCAGCAATGCTCATTGTAATGGAGACTCGTGTAGGCGAGGACAGAGCCAAGGCGATCACAGATAAGCTTCCTTTTGACGAGGCCATCCACACGGAAACTATAGGCCATACAGGCAAATTGTGGTTGTTGTGGAATACAGATAGGGTTGTAATATCTCCTCTCACCACTATTGAGCAAGAAATTCATGTCACGGTTAAGGTGAGACCTTCTGGCACTCAATGTTTTTTATCTGCAGtttatgctagtcctagatTTAATGAGAGATGTATTTTATGGAATAATCTTGTTAATGTGGCTAGTTTGCATAGTAGCCCTTGGATAATCGCAGGGGATTTTAACGAAGTTCTTGCAGATAATGATAAGTTTGGGGGTAGAACTATTAATGCCAATAGGTCCCTGTTATTCAAGGATTGTCTGGACTCCTGCAATATGGTGGATTTGGGCTTCTTAGGCCCTAGGTTTACTTGGTCTAATCGCAGGAGAATTAGAGGTCTTATCCAAGAAAGATTGGATAGATTTTTTGTAAACCCAGGGTGGTGCACCCTGTATCCGAATGCTAGAGTGTCTCATTTAACTCGG GGATGCCTGGGTCGTACAAACTGTCTTGAGAAAGCAGTTGAGAAGTTTGCTAAGGATGCTACTGACTGGAACCGAATTCACTTCGGTAACATTTTTGCTAAGAAGAGGCATGTTATGGCCAGATTAGATGGAGCTCAGAAAGCTTTAGCGGAAAGGCCGTCAAATTTCTTAGTTGAGTTAGAGAAAGATCTCCAGAGAGAGCTCAATGAAGTGCTGAATCAAGAATAG